One Phaseolus vulgaris cultivar G19833 chromosome 4, P. vulgaris v2.0, whole genome shotgun sequence DNA window includes the following coding sequences:
- the LOC137838751 gene encoding uncharacterized protein, whose amino-acid sequence MTDKAMSMILELLEDAFDYAKIPCSFYEAKKIIKKLGLHYTKIDACPNDCMLYYGEDKDKEVCKKCNESRWKRRKKNKTIDGTMKKQKKVPAKVLRYFPLKPRLQRMFMSSKIAEHMHDARNVRLGLAADGFNPFGDLSTSHSTWPIAGSLSMIIPAKRAPGNDIDVYLRRLIEELKELWNNRVKTFDSYSNEVFNMHAAILWTISDFPGLETLSGWNTHTGLACPRCNFDTTPKKIQGKFCFMNHRRWLNARHKFRLARIHFDGSVENRNPPLTISGIDVLRQVENVNIIFGKEPEVEELGKRQRRDHQAIDGPLQWRKKSIFFELPYWEKKSKDNLKARKDLKDWGVRPDLWPDENNKYLPAIYTLTKENKHTFLTTLKNITVPDGYSSNISRCVDVKQCKLGGLKSHDSHVLMEQLLPLAMRKTLPKEVCYVLIDLCSFFRNLCSKVLKVDELNQLQNRVVLTLCHMEILFPPAFFTIMVHLIVHLVEDVELGGPV is encoded by the exons ATGACTGACAAGGCAATGTCAATGATATTGGAGTTGTTAGAAGATGCCTTTGATTATGCTAAAATTCCATGTTCCTTCTATGAAGCtaagaaaatcattaagaaGCTTGGCCTTCATTACACCAAAATTGATGCTTGCCCAAATGATTGCATGTTGTACTATGGAGAAGACAAAGACAAAGAAGTTTGTAAGAAATGTAATGAATCTAgatggaaaagaagaaagaagaacaaAACTATTGATGGTACTATGAAAAAGCAAAAGAAAGTTCCTGCTAAAGTTTTAAGATATTTTCCATTGAAGCCACGCTTACAACGAATGTTTATGTCTTCTAAAATAGCCGAGCATATGCATG ATGCTCGAAATGTTAGACTTGGTTTGGCTGCTGATGGATTCAATCCATTTGGTGATTTGAGTACAAGTCATAGTACTTGGCCTATT gcaggatcactttcCATGATCATTCCTGCTAAAAGAGCACCAGGAAATGATATTGATGTATATTTAAGGCGATTAATTGAAGAATTAAAAGAGCTATGGAACAATAGAGTTAAAACTTTTGATTCATATAGCAATGAAGTGTTTAATATGCATGCAGCTATATTGTGGACCATTAGTGATTTTCCTGGTCTTGAAACCTTATCTGGGTGGAATACACATACTGGGTTGGCTTGTCCTAGGTGTAATTTTGACACTACTCCTAAGAAGATTCAGGGTAAATTTTGTTTCATGAATCATCGACGTTGGTTAAATGCAAGACACAAATTTAGATTAGCCCGCATTCATTTTGATGGAAGTGTGGAAAATAGAAATCCTCCTTTGACAATATCAGGAATAGATGTCTTAAGACAAGTTGAGAATGTCAATATTATATTTGGGAAAGAACCAGAAGTTGAGGAACTGGGGAAAAGACAACGCAGAGATCACCAAGCTATTGATGGCCCTCTACAATGgcgaaaaaaaagtatattttttgaacTTCCTTATTGG gaaaaaaaatcaaaagataaCCTAAAGGCACGAAAGGACTTAAAAGATTGGGGTGTTAGACCTGATCTTTGGCctgatgaaaataataaatatcttcCTGCTATATATACATTGACAAAAGAAAATAAGCATACATTTCTGACAACACTAAAGAACATCACTGTTCCAGATGGCTACTCAAGTAACATTAGTAGATGTGTTGATGTCAAACAATGTAAGCTTGGAGGATTGAAAAGTCATGATTCACATGTTTTGATGGAGCAACTTCTACCTTTAGCAATGAGAAAGACACTCCCTAAGGAAGTGTGCTATGTTTTGATTGATTTGTGTTCATTTTTTAGAAACTTATGCAGTAAAGTTTTAAAAGTGGATGAACTTAACCAACTGCAAAATAGAGTTGTTCTCACATTATGTCACATGGAGATATTATTTCCTCCTGCATTTTTTACAATCATGGTTCATTTGATTGTGCATTTGGTGGAAGATGTCGAGCTTGGAGGACCTGTCTAG